One genomic region from Pongo abelii isolate AG06213 chromosome 4, NHGRI_mPonAbe1-v2.0_pri, whole genome shotgun sequence encodes:
- the TNFAIP8 gene encoding tumor necrosis factor alpha-induced protein 8 (The RefSeq protein has 1 substitution compared to this genomic sequence) has translation MHSEAEESKEVATDVFNSKNLAVQAQKKILGKMVSKSIATTLIDDTSSEVLDELYRVTREYTQNKKEAEKIIKNLIKTVIKLAILYRNNQFNQDELALMEKFKKKVHQLAMTVVSFHQVDYTFDRNVLSRLLNECREMLHQIIRRHLTAKSHGRVNNVFDHFSDCDFLAALYNPFGNFKPHLQKLCDGINKMLDEENI, from the coding sequence tggccaCAGATGTCTTTAATTCCAAAAACCTGGCCGTTCAGGCACAAAAGAAGATCTTGGGTAAAATGGTGTCCAAATCCATCGCCACCACCTTAATAGACGACACGAGTAGTGAGGTGCTGGATGAGCTCTACAGAGTGACCAGGGAGTACACTCAAAAcaagaaggaggcagagaagaTCATCAAGAACCTCATCAAGACAGTCATCAAGCTGGCCATTCTTTATAGGAATAATCAGTTTAATCAAGATGAGCTAGCATTGATGGAGAAATTTAAGAAGAAAGTTCATCAGCTTGCTATGACCGTGGTCAGTTTCCATCAGGTGGATTATACCTTTGACCGGAATGTGTTATCCAGGCTGTTAAATGAATGCAGAGAGATGCTGCACCAAATCATTCAGCGTCACCTCACTGCCAAGTCACATGGACGGGTTAATAATGTCTTTGATCATTTTTCAGATTGTGATTTTTTGGCTGCCTTGTATAATCCTTTTGGGAATTTTAAACCCCACTTACAAAAACTATGTGATGGTATCAACAAAATGTTGGATGAAGAGAACATATGA
- the TNFAIP8 gene encoding tumor necrosis factor alpha-induced protein 8 isoform X2 produces MVSKSIATTLIDDTSSEVLDELYRVTREYTQNKKEAEKIIKNLIKTVIKLAILYRNNQFNQDELALMEKFKKKVHQLAMTVVSFHQVDYTFDRNVLSRLLNECREMLHQIIQRHLTAKSHGRVNNVFDHFSDCDFLAALYNPFGNFKPHLQKLCDGINKMLDEENI; encoded by the coding sequence ATGGTGTCCAAATCCATCGCCACCACCTTAATAGACGACACGAGTAGTGAGGTGCTGGATGAGCTCTACAGAGTGACCAGGGAGTACACTCAAAAcaagaaggaggcagagaagaTCATCAAGAACCTCATCAAGACAGTCATCAAGCTGGCCATTCTTTATAGGAATAATCAGTTTAATCAAGATGAGCTAGCATTGATGGAGAAATTTAAGAAGAAAGTTCATCAGCTTGCTATGACCGTGGTCAGTTTCCATCAGGTGGATTATACCTTTGACCGGAATGTGTTATCCAGGCTGTTAAATGAATGCAGAGAGATGCTGCACCAAATCATTCAGCGTCACCTCACTGCCAAGTCACATGGACGGGTTAATAATGTCTTTGATCATTTTTCAGATTGTGATTTTTTGGCTGCCTTGTATAATCCTTTTGGGAATTTTAAACCCCACTTACAAAAACTATGTGATGGTATCAACAAAATGTTGGATGAAGAGAACATATGA
- the TNFAIP8 gene encoding tumor necrosis factor alpha-induced protein 8 isoform X1, with protein sequence MATDVFNSKNLAVQAQKKILGKMVSKSIATTLIDDTSSEVLDELYRVTREYTQNKKEAEKIIKNLIKTVIKLAILYRNNQFNQDELALMEKFKKKVHQLAMTVVSFHQVDYTFDRNVLSRLLNECREMLHQIIQRHLTAKSHGRVNNVFDHFSDCDFLAALYNPFGNFKPHLQKLCDGINKMLDEENI encoded by the coding sequence tggccaCAGATGTCTTTAATTCCAAAAACCTGGCCGTTCAGGCACAAAAGAAGATCTTGGGTAAAATGGTGTCCAAATCCATCGCCACCACCTTAATAGACGACACGAGTAGTGAGGTGCTGGATGAGCTCTACAGAGTGACCAGGGAGTACACTCAAAAcaagaaggaggcagagaagaTCATCAAGAACCTCATCAAGACAGTCATCAAGCTGGCCATTCTTTATAGGAATAATCAGTTTAATCAAGATGAGCTAGCATTGATGGAGAAATTTAAGAAGAAAGTTCATCAGCTTGCTATGACCGTGGTCAGTTTCCATCAGGTGGATTATACCTTTGACCGGAATGTGTTATCCAGGCTGTTAAATGAATGCAGAGAGATGCTGCACCAAATCATTCAGCGTCACCTCACTGCCAAGTCACATGGACGGGTTAATAATGTCTTTGATCATTTTTCAGATTGTGATTTTTTGGCTGCCTTGTATAATCCTTTTGGGAATTTTAAACCCCACTTACAAAAACTATGTGATGGTATCAACAAAATGTTGGATGAAGAGAACATATGA